A region of Phalacrocorax carbo chromosome 7, bPhaCar2.1, whole genome shotgun sequence DNA encodes the following proteins:
- the RNF7 gene encoding RING-box protein 2 isoform X1, with translation MADLEDGDEPGAPHSHPGSAGSKAGAPDKMFSLKKWNAVAMWSWDVECDTCAICRVQVMDACLRCQAENKQEDCVVVWGECNHSFHNCCMSLWVKQNNRCPLCQQDWVVQRIGK, from the exons ATGGCCGATCTGGAGGACGGGGACGAGCCGGGCGCCCCCCACTCGCACCCGGGCTCGGCGGGCTCCAAGGCGGGCGCCCCCGACAAGATGTTCTCGCTGAAGAAGTGGAATGCGGTGGCCATGTGGAGCTGGGACGTGGAGTGCGACACCTGCGCCATTTGCCGGGTGCAGGTCATGG aTGCCTGTCTTAGATGtcaagctgaaaacaaacaagaagacTGTGTTG tggttTGGGGAGAATGCAATCATTCCTTCCACAATTGCTGCATGTCCTTGTGGGTGAAACAGAATAATCGCTGTCCCCTCTGCCAGCAGGACTGGGTAGTCCAGAGAATAGGCAAATAA
- the RNF7 gene encoding RING-box protein 2 isoform X2, with translation MADLEDGDEPGAPHSHPGSAGSKAGAPDKMFSLKKWNAVAMWSWDVECDTCAICRVQMPVLDVKLKTNKKTVLWFGENAIIPSTIAACPCG, from the exons ATGGCCGATCTGGAGGACGGGGACGAGCCGGGCGCCCCCCACTCGCACCCGGGCTCGGCGGGCTCCAAGGCGGGCGCCCCCGACAAGATGTTCTCGCTGAAGAAGTGGAATGCGGTGGCCATGTGGAGCTGGGACGTGGAGTGCGACACCTGCGCCATTTGCCGGGTGCAG aTGCCTGTCTTAGATGtcaagctgaaaacaaacaagaagacTGTGTTG tggttTGGGGAGAATGCAATCATTCCTTCCACAATTGCTGCATGTCCTTGTGGGTGA